The following coding sequences are from one Geothrix sp. window:
- a CDS encoding FHA domain-containing protein — MAKLLVHESAGIREFEIIDNEVHMGRELDNTLRLPDPSISRHHCVIRKVGGGFEIQDLQSSNGVLVNGNRVQASPLRDGDRITLGQVQLTFQDPRPEVAATVAISAMDAPPPSGTVRMSADQLAAIHAGKPPAEAEPKIQIQDQVATGPVPTPRPVPPVAPPPAAWSAPEAEKIPSSPSFLGPLLPPTPDDAVPTGERGDFVSRLIAGLIDYSPILALQIVSALLMPASIVVGGVGGGFGALAAIGCISILLFIAYLILVPMCWIKFGATPGKKIMKLRVVPESDPTGRIDLGMAVLRMLGYLVNGIISWIITLPFSAFFVMGVLAAGRPTGGSLFLVKIISLAANVVPYLLILFTVERKGLHDMISKTVVIKVDR, encoded by the coding sequence ATGGCCAAACTGCTGGTGCACGAAAGCGCGGGCATCCGCGAATTCGAAATCATCGACAACGAAGTCCACATGGGCCGGGAGCTGGACAATACCCTCCGCCTGCCCGATCCCAGCATCAGCCGCCACCACTGCGTGATCCGCAAGGTGGGCGGCGGCTTCGAGATCCAGGACCTGCAGAGCAGCAACGGCGTGCTGGTGAATGGCAATCGGGTGCAGGCTTCCCCCCTGCGGGACGGGGACCGCATCACCCTTGGCCAGGTGCAGCTCACCTTCCAGGACCCCCGGCCCGAGGTCGCGGCCACCGTGGCCATCAGCGCCATGGACGCCCCCCCGCCCAGCGGCACCGTGCGCATGTCCGCCGACCAGCTGGCCGCCATCCACGCCGGCAAGCCCCCGGCGGAGGCTGAACCCAAGATCCAGATCCAGGATCAGGTCGCCACGGGTCCCGTGCCCACCCCCAGGCCCGTCCCGCCGGTGGCCCCACCTCCAGCCGCCTGGTCTGCCCCGGAAGCAGAAAAGATCCCCTCCTCGCCATCGTTTCTTGGCCCGTTGCTTCCCCCCACCCCCGACGACGCAGTCCCCACCGGCGAAAGGGGCGATTTTGTCAGCCGATTGATCGCGGGACTGATCGACTACTCGCCCATTCTCGCCCTTCAGATCGTGTCTGCTCTCCTCATGCCGGCCTCAATCGTGGTGGGCGGGGTCGGAGGAGGCTTTGGAGCCCTCGCGGCAATTGGCTGCATCTCCATCCTCCTGTTCATTGCCTACCTGATCCTGGTTCCCATGTGCTGGATCAAGTTTGGAGCCACCCCCGGCAAGAAGATCATGAAGCTCCGCGTGGTTCCGGAATCCGATCCCACAGGCCGGATCGATCTCGGCATGGCCGTGCTGAGGATGCTGGGTTACCTCGTGAACGGCATCATCTCCTGGATCATCACGCTGCCCTTCTCGGCCTTCTTCGTCATGGGTGTCCTGGCGGCCGGTCGGCCCACCGGCGGCAGCCTCTTCCTCGTGAAGATCATCAGCCTCGCGGCCAATGTGGTGCCCTACCTGTTAATCCTCTTCACGGTCGAACGGAAGGGCCTGCACGACATGATCAGCAAGACTGTCGTCATCAAGGTCGATCGCTGA
- a CDS encoding SPFH domain-containing protein, protein MSIIDLVKWDDPGNLVVWKSDKSELTTMTQLIVNESQTAILFKNGQRCDLFGAGRHTLSTGNIPLLNKLINLPFGGKSPFAAEVWFVNHAVPLDLKFGTPTPLQLEDPVYQIVVPVRAFGQFGLQVEDPGLLVHKLVGTRLGMDQETLVGHFKGILISRLKSRIAQVIVREKIGVLEIETLLDDISRSLEEAYAPDFAEYGLAMRAFRIMSISVPEDDTSVQELKRAKAAAARRRIEGTNYAQERGFDVLQASASNEGAGGGFASLGVGLGMGQAMGQMGQALIGQQFQATSPFTPPSPAPPPFAPATVQFFVFLNGQQQGPFSIEQLRPGIITGAFSAQTPVWTSGLPGWLPAGQVPQLASLFMPTAPPPFQDPGGSPPPYGGEGLK, encoded by the coding sequence ATGTCGATTATCGATCTTGTAAAGTGGGATGACCCCGGAAACTTGGTGGTTTGGAAATCCGACAAGTCCGAACTCACAACAATGACACAGTTGATTGTCAATGAGAGTCAAACAGCGATCTTGTTTAAAAATGGACAACGCTGCGACTTGTTTGGTGCGGGCCGCCATACTCTCTCTACTGGAAATATCCCTCTTCTTAATAAATTAATCAATCTGCCCTTTGGTGGCAAATCGCCATTCGCAGCAGAAGTCTGGTTTGTCAACCATGCGGTTCCACTTGATTTAAAATTTGGCACGCCCACGCCACTGCAGCTGGAAGATCCCGTTTACCAGATTGTTGTGCCCGTCCGAGCGTTTGGCCAGTTTGGCCTTCAAGTGGAAGATCCGGGATTGCTGGTCCATAAACTGGTCGGTACCCGACTCGGGATGGATCAGGAAACCTTGGTGGGGCACTTTAAGGGCATTCTGATCAGCCGACTTAAGTCACGAATTGCGCAAGTAATTGTGCGAGAAAAAATTGGTGTTTTAGAGATCGAAACACTCTTAGATGATATTTCTCGTTCACTTGAGGAAGCATACGCCCCGGATTTTGCAGAGTATGGCCTGGCGATGCGGGCATTCCGTATCATGTCAATCTCAGTGCCAGAGGATGACACATCAGTCCAGGAACTCAAGAGGGCCAAGGCCGCCGCAGCTCGCAGGCGAATTGAAGGTACGAATTACGCCCAGGAACGGGGTTTTGATGTTTTACAGGCCAGTGCCAGCAATGAGGGAGCAGGTGGAGGCTTTGCCTCGCTTGGTGTAGGTCTAGGCATGGGGCAAGCGATGGGGCAAATGGGCCAAGCTCTTATCGGGCAACAGTTTCAAGCCACATCCCCGTTCACGCCGCCATCCCCTGCACCTCCCCCGTTCGCACCCGCAACGGTGCAATTCTTTGTCTTTTTGAATGGCCAGCAGCAGGGGCCTTTTTCCATTGAACAGCTCCGCCCGGGGATAATTACGGGTGCATTCTCTGCGCAAACCCCAGTGTGGACGAGTGGACTGCCTGGGTGGTTGCCTGCCGGGCAAGTACCTCAGTTGGCAAGCCTGTTCATGCCAACCGCACCTCCGCCATTTCAGGACCCTGGGGGATCACCTCCACCGTACGGAGGGGAGGGGTTGAAATGA
- a CDS encoding NuoI/complex I 23 kDa subunit family protein, whose product MGVVVKKAELSWLDRTYVWPVMKGMAITFEHFIKQLLTPTSKRYTIQYPEMKKEMPDGYRGLHELKRFEDGAIKCVACFMCQEACPARCISIEAEEFSDLNITQGFEEKRPAQFKIDMLRCIYCGMCEEACPKDAIWLRKDYEVAAYDRLSMQYGKWDLMNTYSETDGKARITEDPTPTVPRRTIVM is encoded by the coding sequence ATGGGCGTCGTCGTCAAGAAAGCCGAACTGAGCTGGCTGGACCGCACCTACGTCTGGCCGGTGATGAAGGGCATGGCCATCACCTTCGAGCACTTCATCAAGCAGCTCCTCACTCCGACCTCGAAGCGCTACACCATCCAGTACCCGGAGATGAAGAAGGAGATGCCCGATGGCTACCGCGGTCTCCACGAGCTCAAGCGGTTCGAGGATGGTGCCATCAAGTGCGTCGCCTGCTTCATGTGCCAGGAGGCCTGCCCGGCCCGCTGCATCAGCATCGAGGCCGAGGAGTTCAGCGACCTGAACATCACCCAGGGCTTCGAGGAGAAGCGGCCGGCCCAGTTCAAGATCGACATGCTGCGCTGCATCTACTGCGGCATGTGCGAGGAGGCCTGCCCCAAGGACGCCATCTGGTTGCGCAAGGACTACGAGGTGGCCGCCTACGACCGCCTGTCCATGCAGTACGGCAAGTGGGACCTGATGAACACCTACTCTGAGACCGACGGGAAGGCCCGCATCACCGAGGATCCCACCCCCACCGTGCCCCGCCGCACGATCGTGATGTAG
- a CDS encoding glutamine--tRNA ligase/YqeY domain fusion protein, with protein sequence MSADLPIPEPKSLHFIEEIVEADRVTGKHGGRVLTRFPPEPNGYLHIGHAKSICLNFGLAKAYDGATNLRFDDTNPVKEDVEYVDSIREDVQWLGFQWKGEHYASDYFQFMYDYAEYLIGQGKAYVCDLTEAEIREFRGNFHVPGKASPTRDRSPEENLDLFRRMKAGEFPDGAKVLRAKIDMQAGNMNLRDPLMYRIRRAHHHRTGDAWCIYPMYDYAHGVSDAIETITHSICTLEFSDHRPLYDWFLEQDVDGKFFQRPLPRQIEFARLNLTYTVMSKRRLLQLVQDGIVNGWDDPRMPTICGLRRRGYTPESVRAFAERVGVAKRDMVADVGLLEFCIREDLEKRAPRRMAVLRPLKVVITNMTDAEAFEVEVANHPEDVAMGTRKLPFTRELFIDQDDFREEAPKKWFRLAPGAEVRLRGACLVTCREVVKDAAGNVVELRCEWDSASRGGNAPDGRKVKGTLHWVSAVHAVPAEVRLYEPLFTQEDPMDVPEGQDWKALLNPGSLEVLRGARLEPCLADALPGERFQFERTGYFTVDADSRPGQPVFNRTVGLKDSWSKIEAKQ encoded by the coding sequence ATGTCTGCTGATCTGCCCATTCCCGAACCCAAGAGCCTCCACTTCATCGAGGAGATCGTGGAGGCGGACCGCGTCACGGGGAAACATGGTGGTCGCGTGCTCACGCGCTTTCCGCCGGAGCCCAATGGCTACCTGCACATCGGCCACGCCAAGAGCATCTGCCTGAACTTCGGCCTGGCCAAGGCCTATGATGGCGCCACCAACCTGCGCTTCGACGACACCAACCCCGTGAAGGAGGACGTGGAGTACGTGGACTCCATCCGCGAGGACGTGCAATGGCTCGGATTCCAGTGGAAGGGCGAGCACTACGCCTCCGACTACTTCCAGTTCATGTACGACTACGCCGAGTACCTCATCGGGCAGGGCAAGGCCTATGTCTGCGACCTGACCGAAGCGGAGATCCGCGAGTTCCGGGGCAATTTCCATGTGCCCGGGAAAGCCAGTCCGACCCGGGATCGAAGCCCCGAGGAGAACCTCGACCTCTTCCGCCGCATGAAGGCCGGCGAGTTCCCGGACGGCGCCAAGGTGCTGCGGGCGAAGATCGACATGCAGGCCGGCAACATGAACCTGCGGGACCCGCTCATGTACCGCATCCGCCGGGCCCACCACCACCGCACGGGCGACGCCTGGTGCATCTACCCCATGTACGACTATGCCCACGGCGTGTCGGACGCCATCGAGACCATCACCCACTCCATCTGCACCCTGGAGTTCTCAGACCACCGCCCGCTCTACGACTGGTTCCTGGAGCAGGACGTGGACGGCAAGTTCTTCCAGCGCCCCCTGCCGCGCCAGATCGAGTTCGCCCGCCTGAACCTCACTTACACGGTCATGAGCAAGCGCCGCCTGCTGCAGCTGGTGCAGGACGGCATCGTGAACGGCTGGGACGATCCCCGCATGCCCACCATCTGCGGCCTGCGCCGCCGGGGCTACACGCCCGAATCCGTGCGGGCCTTCGCCGAGCGGGTGGGCGTGGCCAAGCGCGACATGGTGGCCGATGTGGGCCTGCTGGAGTTCTGCATCCGGGAGGATCTGGAGAAGCGGGCCCCCCGCCGCATGGCCGTGCTGCGCCCCCTCAAGGTGGTCATCACCAACATGACCGATGCCGAGGCCTTCGAGGTGGAAGTGGCCAACCATCCTGAAGATGTCGCCATGGGCACCCGGAAGCTGCCCTTCACCCGGGAGCTCTTCATCGACCAGGACGACTTCCGCGAGGAGGCGCCCAAGAAGTGGTTCCGCCTGGCGCCCGGCGCCGAGGTGCGCCTGCGGGGTGCCTGCCTCGTCACCTGCCGGGAAGTGGTCAAGGATGCCGCCGGGAACGTGGTGGAGCTCCGCTGCGAGTGGGACTCCGCCAGCCGGGGAGGCAACGCCCCCGATGGCCGCAAGGTGAAGGGCACCCTCCACTGGGTGAGCGCCGTCCACGCAGTGCCGGCCGAGGTGCGGCTCTATGAGCCCCTCTTCACCCAGGAAGATCCCATGGACGTGCCCGAGGGCCAGGACTGGAAGGCCCTCCTGAATCCGGGCAGCCTGGAGGTCCTCAGGGGGGCCCGCCTGGAGCCCTGCCTGGCCGACGCCCTGCCCGGCGAGCGCTTCCAGTTCGAGCGGACCGGCTACTTCACGGTGGACGCGGATTCCCGGCCCGGGCAGCCGGTCTTCAACCGGACGGTGGGGCTGAAGGACTCGTGGTCGAAGATCGAGGCCAAGCAGTGA
- the proC gene encoding pyrroline-5-carboxylate reductase, which translates to MSQHPKLAILGFGTMGQAISAGLVEASGYPAGRIQAADTHPASGKARAAALGIELSNQVEAAAKGAEVVLLCVKPKELKGLLDGLTAAGALEHRPLVVSIAAGTTLAFLSDHTPGGTPLVRAMPNTPCSIRRGMTVLAAGEGVTEAQLAAARALFEPLGRVMDLDEKHMDAVTGLSASGPAFMFVILESLAEGGVQCGLPRAVAVELAAQMTLGAASMVLETGRHPAALKDEVTTPAGCTIAGLMVLEDGRIRSVVARGIERATQVAAGLG; encoded by the coding sequence ATGAGCCAGCACCCCAAGCTCGCCATCCTCGGCTTCGGCACCATGGGCCAGGCCATCAGCGCCGGCCTGGTGGAGGCCTCGGGCTACCCGGCGGGACGCATCCAGGCGGCCGACACGCATCCGGCCAGCGGCAAGGCCAGGGCTGCGGCCCTGGGCATCGAGCTCTCGAACCAGGTGGAGGCGGCCGCGAAGGGTGCGGAAGTGGTGCTGCTCTGCGTGAAGCCCAAGGAGCTGAAGGGGCTGCTGGACGGCCTGACCGCGGCGGGGGCCCTGGAGCACCGGCCCCTGGTGGTCTCCATCGCCGCGGGCACCACCCTGGCGTTCCTTTCGGACCACACGCCCGGGGGCACGCCCCTGGTGCGGGCCATGCCCAACACGCCCTGCTCCATCCGCCGGGGCATGACCGTCCTGGCGGCGGGGGAGGGGGTCACCGAGGCCCAGCTGGCCGCGGCCCGGGCCCTCTTCGAGCCCCTGGGCCGGGTCATGGATCTGGACGAGAAGCACATGGACGCGGTGACGGGCCTCAGCGCCAGCGGACCGGCCTTCATGTTCGTCATCCTGGAATCCCTGGCTGAGGGCGGCGTCCAGTGCGGCCTGCCCCGAGCCGTGGCCGTGGAACTGGCCGCCCAGATGACCCTGGGCGCCGCCTCCATGGTGCTGGAGACGGGCCGCCACCCCGCCGCCCTCAAGGACGAAGTGACCACCCCCGCCGGCTGCACCATCGCCGGCCTCATGGTCCTGGAGGACGGCCGAATCCGCTCCGTCGTGGCCCGCGGCATCGAGCGCGCCACCCAGGTGGCGGCGGGGCTGGGCTAA
- the dcd gene encoding dCTP deaminase: MILTGRQILEAKAKGRLRIEPWQDAQLNPNSYNLRLGEDLAVYTDHELDMAKPNGIEFLKIPPDGLLLQPGRLYLGRTLEYTETHGMVPMLEGRSSVGRLGLFVHVTAGFGDIGFCGYWTLEISCIQPVRIYAGVAICQIFYHTISGEYDSYESGKYQRNSGIQPSMLWKDFVKAQE, from the coding sequence GTGATCCTCACCGGCAGGCAGATCCTCGAGGCGAAGGCGAAGGGCCGACTCCGCATCGAGCCCTGGCAGGATGCCCAGCTCAACCCCAACAGCTACAACCTGCGCCTGGGGGAGGACTTGGCGGTCTACACGGACCACGAGCTCGACATGGCCAAACCCAACGGCATCGAGTTCCTGAAGATCCCGCCCGATGGCCTGCTCCTCCAGCCCGGCCGGCTCTACTTGGGTCGCACGCTGGAATACACCGAGACCCACGGCATGGTGCCCATGCTCGAGGGCCGCAGCAGCGTGGGTCGCCTGGGACTCTTCGTCCATGTCACAGCGGGCTTCGGCGACATCGGCTTCTGCGGCTACTGGACCCTGGAGATCAGCTGCATCCAGCCTGTGCGCATCTACGCCGGCGTGGCCATCTGCCAGATCTTCTACCACACCATCAGCGGCGAGTACGACAGCTACGAGTCCGGCAAGTACCAGCGGAACTCCGGCATCCAGCCCTCGATGCTATGGAAGGACTTCGTGAAGGCACAAGAATAA
- the nuoK gene encoding NADH-quinone oxidoreductase subunit NuoK, whose amino-acid sequence MDAILQGGLQGYLVVALLLFAIGLAAVLLRRTLLMQFMGVELMLNAANVALLAFARFRGGDSQAMVFYLFIIAVAACEAAVGLALVIGLYRHRDTTDSDRAASLKQ is encoded by the coding sequence ATGGACGCGATCCTCCAAGGCGGCCTCCAGGGGTACCTGGTGGTGGCCCTCCTCCTCTTCGCCATCGGCCTGGCGGCGGTGCTGCTCCGCCGCACCCTGCTCATGCAGTTCATGGGCGTGGAGCTCATGCTCAACGCAGCCAACGTCGCCCTGCTGGCCTTCGCCCGCTTCCGTGGGGGGGACAGCCAGGCCATGGTGTTCTACCTCTTCATCATCGCCGTGGCCGCCTGCGAAGCGGCGGTCGGCCTGGCGCTGGTCATCGGCCTCTACCGTCACCGGGACACCACCGACTCGGACCGGGCCGCCAGCCTGAAGCAGTGA
- a CDS encoding NADH-quinone oxidoreductase subunit J, with translation MFITFALITLLSALGMLLQKNVIVAGLFMVATFFGVAGLFVLLANPVAAALQIIVYTGAIMVLVLFVIMMLNSHEEEKAQSSRPVQTWVSIALVAALAFGAVKLVLASPGLKALAQSGAVVPEAMTLQKVGMTLFADHLLGFEVAGLLLLAAMIGAVALTKRNL, from the coding sequence ATGTTCATCACCTTCGCCCTCATCACGCTCCTCAGCGCCCTCGGGATGCTGCTCCAGAAGAACGTCATCGTGGCGGGCCTGTTCATGGTGGCCACCTTCTTCGGCGTGGCCGGCCTCTTCGTGCTGCTGGCCAATCCCGTGGCTGCCGCCCTCCAGATCATCGTCTACACGGGCGCCATCATGGTGCTGGTGCTCTTCGTGATCATGATGCTGAACAGCCACGAGGAGGAGAAGGCGCAGTCCTCCCGGCCCGTGCAGACCTGGGTCTCGATCGCGCTGGTCGCCGCCCTGGCTTTCGGTGCCGTGAAGCTGGTGCTGGCCTCGCCCGGCCTGAAGGCCCTGGCCCAGAGCGGCGCCGTCGTGCCCGAGGCCATGACGCTACAGAAGGTGGGGATGACCCTCTTCGCGGACCACCTGCTGGGCTTCGAAGTGGCGGGCCTGCTGCTGCTGGCCGCCATGATCGGCGCGGTCGCCTTGACTAAGAGGAACCTGTGA
- the gltX gene encoding glutamate--tRNA ligase has translation MSRQIVTRFAPSPTGMLHIGGVRTALFCWLFARRHGGRFILRIEDTDLSRSTDDNIRIIEEGMAWCGLGWDEGPVVGDPSQWKGPHGPYRQMQRMDLYRAKIQELLDRNLAYRCRCSREAIEERRKTVEAAGKVFQYNRGLDRGKGCAAANHDASEPAAIRFRMPEEGDIVVPDLIKGDTRFPADSLDDWIIARTGDGPGEVGVPTYNFCVVVDDTHMEVTHVIRGDDHLNNTPKQIPLFAAFGTELPAFAHVPMILGADGAKLSKRHGATSITEYQAMGLLPSAVRLALARLSWTPKIDGRAVESAEEELLTDDQMIQLFDLADCQKSAARFDMDKLQWLNQKLIQRSPWQELEPHLRPFMPEAWQGKPDAWKAQAIQCTQKGKSLTDMAEALRFTFERPAAFDEKAVEKFMTPAVKPALAEVAALADYSHEGLEATFTAILERHGLKTKDLAQALRVALCGRPVSPGIFDTLMLLGRDEVVARLERWL, from the coding sequence ATGTCCCGCCAGATCGTCACCCGCTTCGCCCCCTCGCCCACGGGCATGCTCCACATCGGCGGGGTGCGCACGGCGCTGTTCTGCTGGCTCTTCGCCCGCAGGCACGGCGGCCGCTTCATCCTGCGCATCGAGGACACGGACCTCTCCCGCAGCACCGACGACAACATCCGCATCATCGAAGAGGGCATGGCCTGGTGCGGCCTGGGCTGGGACGAAGGCCCGGTGGTGGGCGATCCCAGCCAGTGGAAGGGGCCCCACGGCCCCTACCGCCAGATGCAGCGCATGGACCTCTACCGCGCCAAGATCCAGGAACTGCTGGATCGGAACCTGGCCTACCGCTGCCGCTGCTCGCGCGAGGCCATCGAGGAGCGCCGCAAGACCGTGGAGGCCGCAGGCAAGGTGTTCCAGTACAACCGGGGCCTGGACCGCGGCAAGGGCTGCGCCGCCGCGAACCACGACGCCAGCGAGCCCGCCGCCATCCGCTTCCGCATGCCGGAAGAGGGCGACATCGTGGTGCCCGACCTCATCAAGGGCGACACCCGCTTCCCCGCGGACAGCCTGGACGACTGGATCATCGCCCGCACCGGCGATGGCCCCGGCGAGGTCGGCGTGCCCACCTACAACTTCTGCGTGGTGGTGGACGACACGCACATGGAAGTAACCCACGTCATCCGCGGCGACGACCACCTGAACAACACGCCCAAGCAGATCCCCCTCTTCGCCGCCTTCGGCACGGAGCTTCCGGCCTTCGCCCACGTGCCCATGATCCTGGGCGCCGACGGCGCCAAGCTCAGCAAGCGCCACGGCGCCACCAGCATCACCGAGTACCAGGCCATGGGCCTGCTGCCCTCCGCCGTGCGCCTGGCCCTGGCCCGGCTCTCCTGGACCCCCAAGATCGACGGCCGGGCCGTGGAGAGCGCCGAGGAGGAATTGCTCACGGACGACCAGATGATCCAGCTCTTCGACCTGGCCGACTGCCAGAAGAGCGCGGCCCGCTTCGACATGGACAAGCTCCAGTGGCTGAACCAGAAGCTCATCCAGCGCTCCCCCTGGCAGGAGCTGGAGCCCCACCTGCGGCCCTTCATGCCCGAGGCCTGGCAGGGCAAGCCGGACGCCTGGAAGGCCCAGGCCATCCAGTGCACCCAGAAGGGCAAGTCGCTCACCGACATGGCCGAAGCCCTGCGCTTCACCTTCGAGCGGCCCGCCGCTTTCGATGAGAAGGCCGTGGAGAAGTTCATGACACCCGCCGTCAAGCCGGCCCTCGCCGAGGTGGCCGCCCTCGCGGACTACAGCCATGAGGGGCTGGAGGCGACCTTCACCGCCATCCTCGAACGCCATGGCCTGAAGACCAAGGACCTGGCCCAGGCCCTCCGCGTGGCCCTCTGCGGCAGGCCGGTCAGCCCGGGCATCTTCGACACGCTCATGCTCCTGGGCCGGGACGAGGTCGTGGCCCGACTTGAACGCTGGCTCTGA
- the nuoH gene encoding NADH-quinone oxidoreductase subunit NuoH, with protein MDKLASLLHTTPAIVWMVLKVVIVFAGVMSLAAIFTWVERRGSAMIQDRIGPNRAALFGKIRIIGLAQILADGIKMFFKEDLIPTAANRGLFFLAPFLAFVPALLGFAVIPFGKDFVSGGVTYHLSVLDPGNGMGMLYPLAIGGMAVYGVLVAAWSSNNKWSILGGMRSSAAMVSYEIGMSLAVVSIFMTAGGYDPSEIIRAQEGTLWKVLPNWNVFHQPLGFIVFFTCMFAETNRLPFDFAEGESEIVAGFNTEFGSMKYSLMALAEYSHMMTASALIATLYFGGWQVPFVKDPSVLLSVACFVVKLVFFAWVFVWIRWTVPRFRYDQLMKLGWKRMLPLSMVNLVFHAWRMSQGH; from the coding sequence ATGGACAAGCTTGCGAGCCTGCTGCACACGACGCCTGCCATCGTCTGGATGGTTTTGAAGGTCGTCATCGTCTTCGCCGGCGTCATGTCGCTGGCGGCGATCTTCACCTGGGTCGAGCGCCGGGGTTCGGCCATGATCCAGGACCGCATCGGGCCCAACCGGGCTGCGCTGTTCGGGAAGATCCGGATCATCGGCCTCGCCCAGATCCTGGCCGACGGCATCAAGATGTTCTTCAAGGAGGACCTGATCCCGACGGCCGCCAACCGGGGGCTGTTCTTCCTGGCGCCTTTCCTGGCCTTCGTGCCCGCGCTCCTCGGCTTCGCGGTCATCCCCTTCGGGAAGGATTTCGTCAGCGGCGGCGTGACCTATCACCTCTCCGTGCTGGATCCCGGCAACGGCATGGGCATGCTCTATCCCCTGGCCATCGGCGGCATGGCGGTCTACGGCGTGCTGGTGGCCGCCTGGTCCAGCAACAACAAGTGGTCCATCCTCGGCGGCATGCGGTCCTCCGCCGCCATGGTCAGCTACGAGATCGGCATGAGCCTGGCCGTGGTCAGCATCTTCATGACCGCCGGTGGCTATGACCCCTCGGAGATCATCCGGGCCCAGGAAGGCACCCTGTGGAAGGTGCTGCCCAACTGGAACGTCTTCCACCAGCCCCTGGGCTTCATCGTGTTCTTCACCTGCATGTTCGCCGAAACGAACCGCCTGCCCTTCGACTTCGCCGAGGGCGAGAGCGAGATCGTGGCGGGCTTCAACACCGAGTTCGGCAGCATGAAGTACAGCCTCATGGCCCTGGCCGAGTACTCGCACATGATGACGGCCTCGGCCCTCATCGCCACGCTCTACTTCGGCGGCTGGCAGGTGCCCTTCGTGAAGGATCCCTCGGTCCTGCTGTCCGTGGCCTGCTTCGTGGTGAAACTGGTCTTCTTCGCCTGGGTCTTCGTCTGGATCCGCTGGACGGTGCCCCGCTTCCGCTACGACCAGCTCATGAAGCTCGGCTGGAAGCGGATGCTGCCGCTGTCCATGGTCAACCTGGTCTTCCACGCCTGGCGCATGAGCCAGGGCCACTGA